Proteins from one Flavobacterium sp. N2038 genomic window:
- the gldM gene encoding gliding motility protein GldM → MAGGKLTPRQKMINLMYLVFIAMLAMNMSKEVLSAFGLMNEKFESANTSSVQSNAGLLMSLDQKASEAKGEFATAAVTAHKVETASKEFYAYIGSLKGDVLKGFESDKETGKLPYESMDKGDNIDNWFTGEGYTAKGNEIITKIENYKAAMKAALADKKYAAILAEVEKKFDVSDVKNKEGLKDKYLAYHFKGFPAVASLAKLSAWQNDVQKAESDVYSAALGKAAVAAASYSNYQAIVVLDKNAYFQGEKVTGKVVLGRYDENTKPTSFQGPGQIVNGQAVISLTAGGVGEQDINGQFTFLEDGKNIPLKFKGTYVVVPKPNSATISADKMNVVYRGVVNPISVSFAGVDANKIVASAPGLASAGKPGKYNMNPGSGTETTIAVTGTLPNGDKVTDKKTFRIKGIPGPTGTIRGEMGVVKGPKSNLEIATIGAKLLDFDFEVGLDVVGFNLKIAGQPTVVVTGNRLNAQCKSVLSRAGRGDQVTISEIKTKLVGAGSYLLPRTAPVIYEIQ, encoded by the coding sequence ATGGCAGGAGGAAAATTAACCCCTAGACAGAAGATGATTAACCTGATGTATCTGGTTTTCATCGCAATGTTAGCAATGAATATGTCCAAAGAAGTTTTATCTGCTTTTGGATTAATGAATGAAAAATTTGAAAGCGCTAATACTTCTTCAGTACAAAGTAATGCTGGTTTATTGATGTCTTTAGATCAAAAAGCATCTGAGGCAAAAGGAGAATTCGCAACTGCAGCTGTAACAGCTCACAAAGTTGAAACTGCATCGAAAGAATTTTATGCATACATCGGTTCTTTAAAAGGTGATGTTTTAAAAGGATTTGAAAGTGATAAAGAAACAGGAAAATTGCCTTACGAGTCTATGGACAAAGGTGATAATATCGACAACTGGTTTACAGGTGAAGGATATACTGCTAAAGGAAACGAAATTATTACTAAAATCGAAAACTATAAAGCAGCAATGAAAGCAGCTTTGGCTGACAAAAAATATGCTGCAATTTTAGCTGAAGTAGAAAAGAAATTTGATGTTTCAGATGTTAAGAATAAAGAAGGTTTAAAAGATAAATATTTAGCTTACCACTTTAAAGGGTTTCCAGCTGTTGCTTCATTAGCTAAACTTTCAGCTTGGCAAAATGACGTTCAAAAAGCAGAATCTGATGTCTACAGTGCTGCTTTAGGAAAAGCTGCTGTTGCTGCTGCTTCTTATAGTAACTATCAAGCTATCGTTGTTTTAGATAAAAATGCTTACTTCCAGGGAGAAAAAGTTACTGGTAAGGTAGTTTTAGGACGTTATGACGAAAATACTAAACCAACATCTTTCCAAGGTCCTGGACAAATCGTTAACGGACAAGCTGTTATCTCATTAACTGCTGGTGGTGTAGGAGAGCAAGATATCAACGGACAATTTACATTCTTAGAGGATGGAAAAAATATCCCATTAAAATTTAAAGGAACTTACGTTGTAGTACCAAAACCAAATTCAGCTACTATTTCTGCTGATAAAATGAATGTTGTTTATAGAGGTGTTGTTAACCCAATCTCTGTTTCATTTGCTGGTGTTGATGCAAACAAAATTGTTGCTAGTGCTCCGGGATTAGCTTCTGCTGGTAAGCCTGGAAAATATAACATGAACCCAGGTTCAGGTACTGAAACTACAATTGCTGTTACTGGTACATTACCAAACGGAGATAAAGTTACAGATAAGAAAACATTCAGAATTAAAGGTATTCCTGGACCAACAGGAACAATTAGAGGTGAGATGGGTGTTGTTAAAGGACCTAAATCTAACTTAGAAATTGCTACTATTGGTGCTAAATTACTTGATTTTGATTTCGAAGTTGGTTTAGATGTTGTTGGATTTAACTTGAAAATCGCTGGACAACCTACAGTTGTTGTTACTGGTAACAGATTAAATGCACAATGTAAATCAGTTCTTTCTAGAGCAGGAAGAGGAGATCAGGTTACTATTTCTGAAATTAAAACAAAACTTGTTGGAGCTGGTAGTTATTTATTGCCTAGAACTGCTCCGGTAATTTATGAAATACAATAA
- the gldL gene encoding gliding motility protein GldL — MALLSKKAMNFAYGMGAAVVIIGALFKITHFEIGPLTGTLMLSIGLVTEALIFALSAFEPVDEELDWTLVYPELANGQARKKTEKVETPTDAQGLLSQKLDTMLKEAKIDGELMASLGNSIKNFEGAAKAISPTVDSIAGQKKYAEEMSMAAAQMESLNSLYKVQLESASRNAQANSEIAENASKLKEQMQSMTANIASLNSVYGGMLSAMSNKG; from the coding sequence ATGGCATTATTAAGTAAAAAAGCAATGAATTTCGCTTATGGTATGGGAGCGGCAGTAGTAATTATTGGAGCATTATTCAAAATTACTCACTTTGAAATTGGACCATTAACAGGAACATTGATGCTTTCTATTGGATTGGTAACAGAAGCGTTAATTTTTGCACTTTCTGCTTTTGAACCAGTTGATGAAGAATTAGACTGGACTCTTGTTTACCCAGAATTAGCTAACGGACAAGCTAGAAAAAAAACTGAGAAAGTTGAAACTCCAACTGATGCCCAAGGTTTATTGTCTCAAAAATTAGACACAATGTTAAAAGAAGCTAAAATTGATGGTGAATTAATGGCAAGCTTAGGAAATTCAATCAAAAACTTCGAAGGAGCTGCAAAAGCAATTTCTCCAACAGTTGATTCTATTGCAGGACAAAAGAAATATGCTGAAGAAATGTCTATGGCTGCTGCACAAATGGAATCATTAAACAGTTTATATAAAGTTCAATTAGAAAGTGCTTCTAGAAATGCACAAGCAAACAGTGAAATCGCTGAAAATGCTTCTAAATTAAAAGAACAAATGCAATCTATGACTGCTAATATCGCTTCTTTAAACAGCGTTTACGGTGGTATGCTTTCTGCAATGAGTAACAAAGGATAA
- the gldK gene encoding gliding motility lipoprotein GldK, translating to MKKFIAFTAMLTLVIGCGKSGDKGELVGVTGGKWHPEKPYGMTLVPGGSFIMGKSDADLANVEDAPTKTVTVRSFYMDETEITNSEYRQFVEWVKDSTMRVRLAILADETGQKATADSKGKKGGSIADYAFNDSEPDKMTAYDKYMYDNYYSVGTKDDPYAGRKLNKKVKLVKDTKAYPDEYYTEVMDSMYLPIEESYNGLRTIDVNKLKFRYSWMDIQAAAKAKVGKRKDFVKTEQVSVYPDTTVWIKDFAYSYNEPMHNDYFWHKAYGDYPVVGVTWKQAKAFCAWRTLYKNSFIKSKKKGRDLVNAFRLPTEAEWEYAARGGLESATYPWGGPYTKSDRGCFMANFKPSRGDYAADEALYTVEAKSYEVNGYGLYNMAGNVSEWTDSAYNPNAYEYVSTMNPNVIDGNNQRKVVRGGSWKDVAYFLQVSTRDHEYADSARSYIGFRTVQDYMGTQVTGGKKKK from the coding sequence ATGAAGAAGTTTATTGCATTTACAGCAATGTTAACACTGGTAATTGGCTGTGGTAAATCAGGTGACAAAGGTGAGTTAGTTGGTGTTACAGGAGGGAAATGGCATCCTGAAAAGCCATATGGAATGACCTTGGTTCCAGGAGGATCTTTTATTATGGGTAAATCGGATGCTGATTTAGCTAATGTAGAGGACGCTCCTACAAAAACCGTAACAGTTCGTTCCTTTTACATGGATGAAACTGAAATCACGAATAGTGAGTATCGTCAGTTTGTAGAGTGGGTAAAAGATTCTACAATGAGAGTTCGTTTAGCAATTTTGGCTGATGAGACAGGGCAAAAAGCGACTGCAGATTCTAAAGGAAAAAAAGGCGGTAGTATTGCTGATTATGCATTTAATGATTCAGAGCCGGATAAAATGACGGCATATGATAAGTATATGTATGATAACTATTATAGTGTAGGGACTAAAGATGATCCATATGCTGGTAGAAAATTAAATAAAAAAGTTAAGCTTGTAAAAGATACTAAAGCTTATCCGGATGAATATTATACTGAGGTAATGGACTCTATGTATTTACCAATCGAAGAATCATACAACGGTTTAAGAACGATTGATGTAAATAAATTGAAATTCCGTTATTCTTGGATGGACATTCAGGCTGCTGCTAAGGCAAAAGTTGGAAAAAGAAAAGATTTTGTTAAGACAGAGCAAGTAAGTGTTTATCCTGATACTACAGTTTGGATTAAAGATTTTGCTTATTCATATAATGAGCCAATGCACAATGATTATTTCTGGCATAAAGCTTATGGGGATTATCCTGTAGTTGGTGTTACTTGGAAACAAGCTAAAGCATTTTGTGCTTGGAGAACTTTATACAAAAACAGTTTTATTAAATCTAAGAAAAAAGGACGTGACTTAGTAAATGCTTTCAGATTGCCAACAGAGGCAGAATGGGAGTATGCTGCAAGAGGTGGTCTGGAATCTGCAACTTATCCTTGGGGAGGTCCTTATACTAAGAGTGACAGAGGTTGTTTTATGGCAAACTTTAAACCAAGTAGAGGAGATTATGCAGCTGATGAAGCTTTGTACACTGTTGAAGCTAAATCATACGAAGTGAATGGATACGGATTATACAATATGGCAGGAAACGTTTCAGAATGGACAGATTCAGCTTATAATCCAAATGCATATGAGTATGTTTCTACAATGAACCCTAACGTTATTGACGGAAACAATCAAAGAAAAGTTGTTCGTGGCGGATCTTGGAAAGACGTTGCTTACTTCCTACAAGTAAGTACTCGTGATCACGAATATGCTGATTCTGCCAGAAGTTATATCGGTTTCAGAACTGTACAAGATTACATGGGAACTCAGGTAACTGGTGGAAAAAAGAAAAAGTAA
- a CDS encoding formimidoylglutamase produces MEFDFLEPVNEGIVKFISSLSSQELGSKIVLHTQDQFPDISKINIAIIGVLEDRRNINMVNEVNLTAVRKKLYGMFPGNWDASIADLGDILAGDSVEDTYFAVKKVVSSLIKNKVIPIVVGGSQDLTYALYRAYDDLEQMVNMVSVDNRFDFGKENETISANSYLTNIIIDEPNNLFNYCNIGYQTYYNSQEEIDLIEKLFFDAYRLGEISNKIALAEPVFRDADLVSIDLNSVKSSASGNMISFEPNGFNGKEICSLARYAGISDKVSSFGVFNHNSTMPEAVIMAQIIWYFIEGYHYRSKEYPFGSRINYLKYIVLIEDEELIFYKSDKTDRWWIEIPFESSGHNKLKRNTLLPCSYDEYLSACNQELPERWWKAQRKNAL; encoded by the coding sequence ATGGAATTTGATTTTCTAGAACCAGTTAACGAAGGGATTGTAAAATTTATCAGTTCATTGTCTTCACAAGAATTGGGTAGTAAAATAGTTTTACACACTCAGGATCAATTTCCGGATATAAGTAAAATAAATATTGCCATTATTGGTGTTTTAGAAGATAGACGAAACATCAATATGGTAAATGAAGTTAATCTTACGGCTGTTCGTAAGAAGCTTTATGGAATGTTTCCTGGTAATTGGGATGCCTCAATTGCAGATTTGGGAGACATTTTAGCGGGTGACTCTGTAGAAGATACATATTTTGCGGTAAAGAAAGTGGTTTCTTCTTTAATTAAGAATAAAGTCATTCCTATAGTCGTGGGAGGTTCCCAGGATTTGACCTATGCTTTATATCGTGCTTATGATGATTTAGAGCAAATGGTAAACATGGTTTCTGTTGATAATCGCTTTGATTTTGGTAAAGAAAACGAAACTATTTCTGCAAATTCTTATCTGACAAATATTATCATAGATGAGCCAAACAATCTGTTTAACTATTGTAATATTGGGTATCAAACCTATTATAACTCACAGGAAGAGATTGACTTGATTGAAAAATTATTCTTCGATGCTTATCGTTTAGGAGAAATTTCAAATAAAATAGCTTTGGCAGAGCCGGTTTTTAGAGATGCTGATTTAGTCTCTATTGATTTAAATTCTGTAAAGTCTTCGGCTTCAGGGAATATGATTTCTTTTGAGCCGAATGGGTTTAATGGAAAAGAGATTTGTTCTTTGGCAAGATATGCCGGTATCAGTGATAAGGTATCATCTTTTGGGGTTTTTAATCACAATAGTACTATGCCGGAGGCGGTAATTATGGCTCAGATTATATGGTATTTTATAGAAGGATATCATTATCGTTCAAAAGAATACCCTTTTGGCAGTAGAATTAATTACTTAAAGTATATTGTTTTGATAGAAGATGAGGAGCTTATTTTTTATAAAAGTGATAAAACAGATCGTTGGTGGATTGAAATTCCGTTTGAATCAAGTGGTCACAATAAATTGAAAAGAAATACGTTATTACCGTGTTCTTACGATGAATATTTGAGCGCATGCAATCAGGAATTGCCAGAAAGATGGTGGAAAGCACAGCGAAAAAATGCTTTATAA
- the topA gene encoding type I DNA topoisomerase has product MAKNLVIVESPAKAKTIEKFLGNDFQVESSYGHIADLPSKEIGVDVENGFKPKYEVSPDKKALVSKLKTLSKNAEMVWLASDEDREGEAISWHLAEELKLDTKKTKRIVFHEITKSAILKAIDNPREIDYNLVNAQQARRVLDRLVGYELSPVLWRKIKGGLSAGRVQSVSVRLIVEREREIQNFNAVATYSIVAEFVNEAGKVFKAKLPKNFNTKKEAEDFLNKNIGSKYKVADLETKPTKKSPTAPFTTSTLQQEAARKLYLPVGITMQLAQRLYEAGLITYMRTDSVNLSKDAMDAAEAEIIKSYGKEFSKPRTFATKSKGAQEAHEAIRPTDMSRHTVNIDRDQARLYDLIWKRTLASQMSDAQLERTNVKIEADNHSEIFTASGEVLLFEGFLKVYLEGHDDDEEEQEGMLPALKVNEKLANNYITATERYSRPPARYTEASLVKKLEELGIGRPSTYAPTISTIINRNYVEKGTLEGQERNYTQLTLQNSKVGEKVLKENTGSDKGKLVPTDIGTIVTDFLVKNFGNILDYNFTAKVEQDFDEIAEGNIDWAKMMQEFYDKFHPNVKEVEANAERESGERILGKDADGRQVSVRLGKFGPMAQIGEADDEDKKFASLMADQNIGNITLEEALNLFLLPKNLGEYKGEEVEVSNGRYGPYVRHGSVFISLPRGEDPLGVSKERAQELIDEKALADAPIAVYKGEPVQKGVGRFGPFIKWNGLFVNVSKKYNFDNLSQADVEELIEDKLQKNIDKVLHNWEDEGILVEKARWGRSVITKGKIKIELSKDVDATKLTLAEVQEMIAKKTPAKKAPAKKATTAKKAPAKKPAAKKK; this is encoded by the coding sequence ATGGCAAAGAATTTAGTAATAGTGGAGTCACCTGCAAAGGCGAAAACGATCGAGAAATTTCTTGGAAACGATTTTCAGGTGGAGTCAAGTTATGGTCACATAGCCGACTTACCATCAAAGGAAATAGGAGTAGATGTAGAGAATGGTTTTAAACCTAAATATGAAGTTTCTCCGGATAAAAAAGCTTTGGTAAGTAAACTGAAAACACTATCTAAGAATGCCGAAATGGTTTGGTTAGCAAGCGATGAGGACCGCGAGGGAGAGGCTATTTCCTGGCACTTGGCGGAAGAATTAAAGCTGGATACAAAAAAGACTAAACGTATTGTTTTTCATGAAATTACTAAATCTGCGATTCTTAAAGCAATTGATAATCCAAGAGAAATAGATTATAATTTAGTAAATGCACAACAGGCACGTAGAGTTTTAGACCGTTTAGTGGGGTACGAATTATCTCCGGTGTTATGGAGAAAAATCAAAGGCGGACTTTCTGCTGGTCGTGTCCAATCTGTATCTGTACGTTTGATTGTTGAAAGAGAACGTGAGATTCAAAACTTTAATGCAGTAGCAACGTATTCAATTGTTGCTGAATTTGTAAACGAAGCCGGAAAAGTATTCAAAGCAAAACTGCCGAAAAACTTCAACACTAAAAAAGAAGCCGAAGATTTTTTAAATAAAAACATCGGTTCTAAATATAAGGTAGCCGATTTAGAAACCAAACCTACCAAAAAATCTCCAACAGCACCTTTTACAACTTCGACACTTCAACAAGAGGCTGCAAGAAAATTATACTTGCCAGTTGGAATCACAATGCAATTAGCACAGCGTTTGTACGAGGCGGGACTTATTACTTATATGAGAACTGACTCGGTAAATCTTTCAAAAGATGCAATGGACGCTGCCGAAGCTGAAATTATAAAATCTTACGGAAAAGAATTTTCTAAACCGAGAACTTTTGCAACTAAAAGTAAAGGAGCGCAAGAAGCACACGAGGCAATTCGTCCGACAGATATGTCACGTCATACTGTAAATATCGATCGTGATCAGGCTCGTTTGTACGATTTGATCTGGAAAAGAACTTTGGCTTCGCAAATGAGTGATGCGCAGTTAGAAAGAACAAACGTAAAGATTGAAGCAGATAATCACAGTGAAATTTTTACAGCTTCCGGAGAAGTTTTACTTTTTGAAGGTTTCTTGAAAGTTTACTTAGAAGGGCATGATGATGACGAGGAGGAACAAGAAGGAATGCTTCCGGCATTAAAAGTAAATGAAAAACTGGCAAATAACTATATTACAGCCACAGAACGATATTCAAGACCACCGGCACGTTACACTGAGGCGTCTTTAGTTAAAAAACTAGAGGAGCTTGGAATTGGACGTCCGTCAACTTATGCTCCGACTATTTCAACAATCATCAATAGAAATTATGTTGAGAAAGGAACTCTGGAAGGTCAGGAACGTAATTATACTCAGCTTACTTTGCAAAATAGTAAAGTAGGAGAGAAAGTATTGAAAGAAAACACAGGTTCTGATAAAGGAAAATTAGTTCCAACAGATATCGGAACAATTGTTACGGATTTCTTAGTTAAGAATTTTGGAAACATTTTAGATTACAATTTTACTGCAAAGGTAGAACAGGATTTCGATGAAATTGCCGAAGGAAATATCGACTGGGCAAAAATGATGCAGGAATTCTATGATAAATTTCACCCAAATGTAAAAGAAGTTGAGGCAAACGCTGAACGCGAAAGTGGTGAAAGAATTTTAGGAAAAGATGCTGATGGAAGACAAGTTTCTGTTCGTTTAGGAAAATTTGGACCAATGGCTCAAATTGGAGAAGCAGATGATGAAGATAAAAAGTTTGCCAGTTTAATGGCAGATCAGAATATTGGAAATATTACACTGGAAGAAGCTTTGAACTTATTTTTGTTGCCTAAAAATTTAGGGGAATATAAAGGGGAAGAAGTGGAAGTGAGTAACGGTCGTTATGGACCTTATGTGCGCCACGGAAGTGTATTTATCTCTTTACCCCGAGGAGAAGATCCTTTGGGAGTTTCAAAAGAAAGAGCTCAGGAATTGATTGACGAAAAAGCACTTGCTGATGCGCCAATAGCTGTTTATAAAGGAGAACCTGTTCAAAAAGGTGTAGGACGTTTTGGTCCTTTTATTAAATGGAATGGTCTTTTTGTGAATGTGAGCAAAAAATACAATTTTGATAATTTATCGCAAGCTGATGTTGAGGAGTTAATTGAAGATAAATTGCAAAAAAACATTGATAAAGTTCTTCATAATTGGGAAGACGAGGGTATTTTGGTAGAAAAAGCCCGTTGGGGACGCTCAGTGATCACCAAAGGCAAAATCAAGATTGAATTGAGTAAAGATGTTGATGCGACAAAGCTAACATTGGCAGAAGTTCAGGAAATGATTGCGAAAAAAACACCTGCGAAAAAGGCGCCTGCAAAGAAAGCAACAACAGCAAAAAAAGCTCCGGCTAAAAAACCAGCAGCTAAAAAGAAATAA
- the miaB gene encoding tRNA (N6-isopentenyl adenosine(37)-C2)-methylthiotransferase MiaB — MEKIIEESKQGESLVLENKPENTKKLFIESYGCAMNFSDSEVVASILSDGGYNTTSILEEADLVLVNTCSIRDKAEQTIRKRLEKYNAVKRTNPKMKVGVLGCMAERLKSQFLEEEKIVDLVVGPDAYKDLPNLLAEVEEGRDAINVILSKEETYGDISPVRLMSNGITALVSITRGCDNMCTFCVVPFTRGRERSREPQSIMTEIQDLWNKGFKEITLLGQNVDSYLWYGGGLKKDFVNASEMQKATAVDFDQLLEMVAVGFPKMRIRFSTSNPQDMHESILHVIAKYPNICKHIHLPVQSGSNRILKEMNRLHSREEYMALIDKIRAIVPDASISQDMIAGFPTETEEDHQDTMSLMEYVKYNFGYMYSYSERPGTLAGRKMEDDVEEETKARRLQEIVDLQQKHAWFRSEEFVGKTVEVLVEKVSKKSKDEFSGRNSQSITVVFPKENYKIGDFVNVKITSCTSGTLKGEALGLSSMN; from the coding sequence ATGGAAAAGATTATTGAAGAAAGCAAACAGGGCGAAAGTCTTGTTTTAGAAAATAAACCAGAGAATACTAAAAAACTTTTTATAGAAAGTTACGGCTGTGCGATGAATTTTTCGGACAGCGAAGTCGTGGCTTCCATTTTGTCTGATGGTGGGTATAATACCACTTCAATTTTAGAAGAAGCTGATTTGGTTTTGGTGAACACCTGTTCTATTCGAGACAAAGCAGAACAAACAATTCGCAAACGTCTTGAAAAATACAACGCAGTAAAACGAACTAATCCGAAAATGAAAGTGGGCGTTTTGGGCTGTATGGCAGAACGTTTGAAAAGCCAGTTTTTGGAAGAAGAAAAAATAGTCGACCTTGTTGTTGGCCCTGATGCTTATAAAGATCTTCCGAATTTATTAGCAGAAGTTGAAGAAGGACGTGACGCAATCAATGTAATTTTATCAAAAGAAGAAACGTACGGAGATATTTCACCGGTTCGTTTGATGAGTAACGGAATCACAGCTTTGGTTTCGATTACTCGTGGCTGTGATAATATGTGCACCTTCTGCGTTGTTCCTTTTACACGCGGACGTGAACGCAGTCGTGAGCCACAAAGTATTATGACTGAAATTCAGGATCTTTGGAATAAAGGTTTTAAAGAAATTACACTTTTAGGTCAAAACGTTGATAGTTACCTTTGGTACGGAGGCGGATTGAAAAAGGATTTTGTAAATGCTTCTGAAATGCAAAAAGCAACTGCAGTTGATTTTGATCAATTACTTGAAATGGTTGCGGTTGGTTTTCCTAAAATGCGTATTCGATTTTCGACTTCTAACCCGCAGGATATGCACGAAAGTATTTTGCATGTTATTGCGAAATATCCAAATATCTGTAAACACATTCACTTGCCGGTTCAGTCTGGAAGCAATAGAATTTTAAAAGAAATGAATCGTCTGCACAGCCGCGAAGAATATATGGCTTTGATTGACAAAATCAGAGCGATTGTTCCAGATGCTTCAATTTCGCAAGATATGATTGCTGGTTTCCCAACTGAAACCGAAGAAGATCACCAAGATACAATGAGTTTAATGGAATATGTAAAATATAATTTCGGTTATATGTATTCGTATTCTGAACGCCCTGGAACTTTGGCTGGAAGAAAAATGGAAGATGATGTTGAAGAAGAAACTAAAGCACGAAGATTACAGGAAATTGTTGATTTACAGCAAAAACACGCTTGGTTTAGAAGTGAGGAATTTGTTGGAAAAACAGTTGAAGTCTTAGTAGAAAAAGTTTCTAAAAAATCCAAAGACGAATTCTCTGGAAGAAACTCTCAAAGTATTACGGTTGTTTTCCCGAAAGAAAATTATAAAATTGGAGATTTCGTAAACGTAAAAATCACAAGCTGTACAAGTGGAACATTAAAAGGTGAAGCTTTAGGGCTTAGTAGCATGAATTAA
- a CDS encoding GxxExxY protein produces MQHYREDETYKIIGICMEVHRNLGPGLLEVVYKDALELEFKNNNIPFKREKEYSIEYKGTILPHKFYADFIINEDIVLEVKAIKEFSSEHIAQILNYIKLSNSEVGLLINFQTKSLQYKRYIL; encoded by the coding sequence ATGCAACATTATAGAGAAGACGAAACATATAAGATTATTGGAATTTGTATGGAAGTACACCGAAATCTTGGGCCAGGTTTATTAGAAGTAGTCTATAAAGACGCTTTAGAATTAGAATTTAAAAACAATAATATTCCTTTCAAAAGAGAAAAAGAGTATTCAATTGAGTATAAAGGAACTATTTTACCTCATAAATTTTATGCCGATTTCATTATTAATGAAGATATTGTTTTAGAGGTAAAAGCAATAAAAGAATTTTCAAGTGAACATATTGCTCAGATTTTAAATTATATTAAATTATCGAATTCAGAGGTAGGATTACTTATTAATTTTCAAACAAAATCTCTACAATACAAAAGATATATTTTATAA
- a CDS encoding sigma-54 interaction domain-containing protein has protein sequence METVQAIKQRFEIIGNDPKLNRAIEKAIQVAPTDISVMVTGESGVGKENIPRIIHSLSHRKHGKYIAVNCGAIPEGTIDSELFGHEKGAFTGATSTREGYFEVADGGTIFLDEVGELPLTTQVRLLRVLENGEFIKVGSSQVQKTNVRIVAATNVNLFNAIEKGKFREDLYYRLTTVEITLPPLRERNEDIHLLFRKFVADFAHKYKMPPLRLDDDAVQLLQKFRWSGNIRQLRNVAEQISVLETNRDISLATLQSYLPAEGSNLPSVINDTKKESDFSTERDILYKVLFDMKSDLNDLKKLTLELMKNGSSKVQDINPNLIQKIYGSQENDSEIDFEEEPRTAVMTPTTREENYQMQDDNYLFAETIEEEEILRLEQKEIEMIKKSLEKNKGKRKAAADELGISERTLYRKIKQFDL, from the coding sequence ATGGAAACAGTTCAAGCAATAAAACAGCGATTTGAGATTATTGGAAATGATCCGAAATTAAATCGCGCTATCGAAAAAGCCATTCAGGTTGCTCCAACTGATATTTCGGTTATGGTAACAGGAGAAAGTGGTGTTGGTAAAGAAAACATTCCTAGAATCATACACTCGCTTTCGCACAGAAAGCACGGAAAATATATTGCTGTAAACTGTGGAGCAATTCCGGAAGGAACTATTGACAGTGAACTTTTTGGACACGAAAAAGGTGCTTTTACAGGCGCAACAAGTACACGTGAAGGTTATTTTGAAGTAGCTGATGGCGGAACAATTTTCCTTGATGAAGTTGGTGAATTACCATTAACAACTCAGGTTAGACTACTTCGTGTTTTAGAAAACGGAGAATTTATTAAAGTAGGATCTTCGCAGGTTCAGAAAACCAATGTGAGAATTGTTGCAGCAACCAACGTGAACTTGTTTAATGCAATCGAAAAAGGAAAATTCCGTGAAGATTTGTATTATCGTTTAACCACGGTAGAAATTACATTACCACCTTTACGTGAGCGAAATGAGGACATTCATTTACTATTCAGAAAATTTGTTGCCGATTTTGCTCATAAATATAAAATGCCGCCTTTAAGACTAGATGACGATGCTGTTCAGCTTTTACAGAAATTCAGATGGAGTGGAAATATTCGTCAGCTTCGAAATGTTGCCGAGCAGATTTCTGTTTTAGAAACCAATCGCGATATTAGTCTGGCAACTTTACAATCTTACTTACCTGCTGAAGGAAGCAATCTGCCTTCTGTTATTAACGACACTAAAAAAGAAAGCGATTTTAGTACCGAAAGAGACATACTATATAAGGTGCTTTTTGATATGAAAAGCGATTTGAATGATTTGAAAAAACTGACTTTAGAACTCATGAAAAATGGTTCTTCAAAAGTGCAGGATATTAATCCAAATTTAATTCAGAAAATATACGGTTCTCAGGAAAATGACAGCGAAATTGATTTTGAAGAAGAACCAAGAACAGCTGTAATGACACCGACAACACGTGAAGAGAACTACCAGATGCAGGACGACAATTATTTGTTTGCCGAAACAATCGAGGAAGAAGAAATTTTACGTTTGGAACAAAAGGAAATCGAAATGATCAAAAAATCATTAGAAAAAAACAAAGGAAAACGTAAAGCTGCTGCAGATGAACTAGGGATCTCTGAAAGAACTTTATATCGAAAAATCAAGCAATTCGATTTATAA
- a CDS encoding LptE family protein has product MKKIYSLLALMSLFLLSSCGYYNFTGRTGQIEAKTFQVNFFQNNADLVEPGIDRTFTLALQDLIQNQTNLNLVSNSGDLVYEGEIVDYRITPMTATADQQAAQNRLTIRVAVRFSNRKKETDNFEKTFEFYNDFKGTDLPTGSVLNSAIQTIFERITQDIFNESLAKW; this is encoded by the coding sequence ATGAAAAAAATATATTCTTTACTTGCATTAATGTCTCTTTTCCTTTTAAGTAGTTGTGGTTATTACAACTTTACTGGAAGAACCGGGCAAATTGAAGCAAAAACTTTTCAGGTTAATTTCTTCCAGAATAATGCAGATTTAGTTGAACCTGGAATTGACAGAACTTTTACATTAGCGTTACAGGATTTAATTCAAAATCAGACCAATTTAAATTTAGTCAGCAACAGTGGAGACTTAGTTTACGAAGGTGAAATTGTAGATTACAGAATTACACCAATGACCGCTACTGCAGATCAACAGGCGGCTCAAAACCGCTTAACAATTAGAGTAGCTGTAAGATTCTCAAATAGAAAAAAAGAAACTGATAATTTTGAGAAAACTTTTGAGTTTTATAATGACTTTAAGGGAACTGATTTGCCAACAGGATCTGTTTTAAACTCTGCAATTCAAACTATCTTTGAGCGAATCACTCAGGATATTTTTAATGAATCATTAGCTAAATGGTAA